The following DNA comes from Vigna radiata var. radiata cultivar VC1973A chromosome 4, Vradiata_ver6, whole genome shotgun sequence.
ATTTGAACAAGCAGGATTAGACACATCGGAACACCATCTTCTTATCAAGACACATTTTATTATAAGCATAAAACATTAACATAAAAAGCCAAAATACTCAAGAACCAAACACTGACGCATACATACTAATAGACCAGACAGGCATGCACCCTTTGCAACAAGTTTAAAAGATCATAGTTCAACACATGGGGCCAACGAGACCCTTTATTGGAAATAAAGGACATGAAACAAGCAAGCAAACATAAGTAAAGGAAAATCCAAGAGTGTTTCTTCCTCCATGATAATGATCACATATTATTCTTCATCCGATTCTGATTCTGCATTCTGAAGCCAGTCAATGAAAGGTTGAGCATTCTTCCAAATCTTGGAGTTCTTGTTATCGCCTTTCAGTCCCTTTTGATACCACATAACCACGTGCTCTTCCTCCAACACATCAGCATCGTACAGTGTCTTCAGAACCAGGGCAACCTCCTTCAAAGCATTGGAATTAGACTTGCAACAGAATTCCTCAATGGCATTAAGCAACAAAATCTGGGATCCCTCCTCTGTAACAGCAGCAGTAAAATAGTTCTTCTTCTTAAGAGTAACTTTACCAAAACCTTTCTCTGTTCCCTCAAATAGAGCTTCAACCAGAGCAGTCATCTTTTCTTGAGCAGGTGCAGGAAGTTCTGCAAGACGAGAAAGCAATTCAGTTGCTCCAAAGCCTTTCTTCAAATTTGCTTTCACTTCAGCAACCACAGTCCCGTAGTTCATTGAGTTACCATTCTGAGAACCAccattttcattacttgctgcttttttcttcttccctggTTCATCTGTAGAAAGCATAACCATATCGGCTGTCACAGCACTTAACTGTTCTTGGATACGTTGACGAGCAGCATCAAGTGACGTATCTGTCAGCCATTGCAcgccatcatcatcatcatcatcatcttcgtcATGAGCCTCCtctttctcttcaatttgtCTGTGAGTAGGCGATGTGCGGTCTTCATCAGAGCCACTTCCTTTCTTCTTTGAAATTGTGGATTTTGCGGTGCCATCCTTTGTAGACGAAGAACCTTTCTTCTTAACCtctttcttccctttcttttgTTCCTCATCAGCTGCTTCACCTTCCTTGAGTCTCTCCTTCTCAGCTCTCCGCATGGCCTTCTTGTCTTTGGAACCTTTCTTTACTTCTGGAGGATTCTTAACGATGAAGGTAGTCAGCTTGTCCCTCATATCAACATCGGACACAAAACCACAAGCAGCACATTTTAGCTGGATCATCTGGTTCTTAGTAATTATGATATCGGTTTCAGGATTTCCACAACCATAACACTGGACATACTTCTTGATGAAATTTTCAAGAAGGCCAGCAAGCTTTGCAGTATCATGAGCTCCATTGACGTGGGAAGTCCCAGTCTTCTCATCAAACTTAGACTGGGCCCCAAGCTCACAACCAAAATACTTAGTCGTGTAAGAAGCCGGCCTTGCCAATGCCTTTGCAATATCAACCATATTGACGACATTAGTTTTGATGCCATTACCTCTGCCCTCAATTTTGGTAATCATCTTAGGCATCTTGTACCTATAGAAGGCATCATCGCTGTTTGCAGCACCAATGTTCTGTAAAGCCATGTTGACTTACAAAGTCTCAAAGATATTCAGTGGCAGCAAACCCAAGAATTCAAGTTACACGCAGCAGCAATTTCGGTCTCTAAAGTAGCTTGTAGCCTGGAAGAATCTCCTTCAGGGATAATGGAAGGTGGCCAACCGCTACCACAAAACTGAGTGAATTTCTGGTATGTCTCGCGATGCATACAGATAACTCTCTGCGGTGATGAGGGTCTATAATTTTttctagaagaagaaaaatactcTCCAAGCAGCTCAGTTGCTCCCAAAAGGATAGTAGCCTGTTCAAACATGAAAGAAACTTTAACGTGACGCCTTCACCTTGGAATCTGCCACCGCAGAACTTGCACGTATACCAAGCCAACAAAATGAAGCTTCAACAACACCTACAATTCaaatccagaaaaaaaaaaaaactgtcaaAATTACAACATCGAAACTAAAGGCAAGTCCTGaacataaataacaataaattgaaACCAATGACAAATACCTAGCCAAGACCCATCACGAACAACCAAATCATACATAAGGCCAatgaaaaaccaaaaacataaattattgttCCCAAAGTTTTCATACATCTATCTAAAGGTGAGCATCCTAACCCTAAAAcgcaaaataatttaaacagaACAGAGAGCGTTATcgtaatatcataaaaaaaaaaaaaaaaaacataacagaaTCATCGAAAACCTAGAAAACACAGACCGAACTGCCGCTACAATAACAtttgagaaggaaaaagagTCATCCCATATGCGGTGCTCCAGAAGGAAACCCCCACAAAGAATACGCGTGGTGCCATGATCGATGAGTGTCGATTATCACTAACATTACTAtcttcattaatattataatcacGATGATGAAACAATAAACATAGGCAGATGCAAGTGAATCACAAAAAACAATCAGAAGAATAAAGATCGAGAAAAGATGAACCTTAGATCGGAGGCAAGAGCGTGTTGCGAGAGCAGCGAGAATAAGATAGGGATTAGGGATAGAGCTTGAGGCGGCGCTGTGCCTTCTGTGTTCTGTTCTCtctaatatttataacataaaaataaaaatacagtgCTGTTTGGCTGTTGGGCTATGATCCGGTTTATATTTTGTGGTACCCAAGTTACCACATCAATAATCTTCACTATGATTCAATCCTGGCCCTTCATCATGTTAACTTCTTCAACGATTTTCGCGCACCTCCATTTCTAGCCATTCATCATAACTCATCGCACCCATCCAAACAGATCAATATCTGTTTACTATGTgggttaaaagaaaaatatattaaaggaaAACAGGacaatatatattgaaaattaaacttaaCCTAACTGAATACGCGTCATCCTTTTCTCTTTcgtataatttcatttattaaattatttatatatataatatatacaataatggatttaaaattaatgagaattaacaaacctaaaaataaatagtattataatttggatacaaaaatattcattggtaaaaaatagagaaatacggtgaaaaatattattagtttgtttACTTCTCTCACTGATTCACATTACCGTAACTACTTATATCTTTCTTTTAAGACataagaatgagttttgattttattgttttacaaaagtattttatatttatctaaaattaaaaatttcgaCTTTTATACCAATATTACATAACTGTAGTTAATTACGTGTTCAACAAAAGTTAAGTGATTATACTAATTGAtaagtaataatatttattacatacCATTTTAGCGTCTAAGAAATTcttaaagtttattaaatacCTTTTgcatatctattttaaaataaatattgtaaaccAAAATTAGAGCATGAATTTTTacagaaataaaagaaaaaaaatactttataggATTAAAGCTAAAATCCAAGCATTTGATGAGAACtataaattacaatttcaaaATGCATAAAGGTGAAAAATGAGAagaagttataattatttattataattatttattgatattgttataataataactcAAAGCAAAGTTTGATCTGGGTTTAGATAAGCgtttaaattcaaatttgattggggatctatattcaaaaaaattataacggGTTTTGTACTTGTTCCGCCTATAATTTTCGAATACCTCGAATTCTTCCAGCAACTCCATACTTTATGACTATGAAAATTACTGTTTTGTCTTTTTTAACTAGGTAATCTCgacgttattttttttttaaagaaaaatagattatacaatttataaGTTTAAAGTAACTTTCATATcatagattaaaaaatagattatataatttggaaGTTATTTGATCTAACTTTTGGTTATCGTTATAGATCTAACTTTTGATGAATAAtgcacaaaatatatttttttaaatttttattgaaagtttTAGTTTCTTTATAGATCTAACAATTAATGGCTGTTACTTTTTATAAGCATTAAAAAAATCCTATCCTTTCggattttattttccaaaacgcATTAAATTACTTTCGgaaattttttgaaagagaaaCACTCACCCCACATTTTTGGAAAGCTTTAATGGAGTACAGAAAGAAATTTGACAGGGTGCAGGAAGTAACAACAACAATTCATATTGAATCAATTGGGCCTGACATAGTCATTGAATAAGGCTTATCCTACTGATTAGGGTgttactccctgcacctccccaattgcttcctccacctctctttttcttttttacccttcattatattttcttattcctGTTTTATCccgtaaaaatttatttttaaagttaaaattttataaataaaaaccttcttcttctacaGATATCAACGTCCGcttaagataaaaacaaatgtgAACTTCCGTTTAAGTTGAAAACGAATTTCAACGTTTGTTACTTAGGATCTCAATGGTGCCTCCGAACATGAAAATGGAATTAGGCACACACTTGAGCGTCACCCAATTGCCCTTGTAGAAAAGTTGCAGATCCAGCACCATGTTGTGAAGGAGGAAGTTTAGTTAACCTATGTCTTGAGTAAAGAACCAGACACTATATCGGTCCACCCAccgcaaaaatataaaaagaacacCGAACCCAAAGAATATTTTGAGTAAAGACCTTTGCTTTAGGTCAAAATCAAGAATTCCCCCAAACTCAATTCACCAAAAAATCAAATACTCCTCGTCGGAaaaacaaaacctttcaaacTGCTATGCTACCGGAAAGAAAAACTTGGAAGATCGGACCGAGAGTTTTCTCCGccgagagaaaaaaaaaattgagtgagTGAGAATTGGGATTCAGGATTTCagaatgtaattattattaggTCCACTTTGACTTcaatgacttttattttttggcGAGGAGTGTCTTTTGCACTGTTGATTGAAAAGCTTGAGAAGGTGGGGTGGGGGAGGTGGACTGTAAGCAAGGAGAGAGAGTAAAGTAGGGTTGagagttaaaagttaaaaagggtaaaaaaggaaaagaaaagagttatttttgtaataagaaaaaatgaaaaaaaaaattggaaaggtagaagaagaaaatggggaggtggagagaGTACCCCTTTACTGATTATCGTGTGCTGACAGTTAGAAACAGAAgcacaaaagaaaataaggaatAAACAATAAAGTAACTGACTATAAAGTTATTTCAAGATTGtctaaatttaaatcattaattttataattttttataagaatttttttgaAGACTAcctgttttaattaattaacgtTTACTTTAATAGTGTACAGcaattaaatacttatttaataaattatcatcgTACTGATGATGAGGTATTGAAACTGATATAAATTTGCCTCACGTATGCCACAGTTTACTTGTGATGGTTAATTATACGAGAGTATCATACCATAGTTGAATAAATgcaatattataatttacatattgattaatttgaacATAACTATGTATAAATTCAATATATCGCAATccaaaaaacaatataaaaacaaatatatcttttcttaagaataaaagagaaaagtggAAAGGATGGAAAATATAATGTCAATGACTCTTGTTGCTAATAGATAAAGACAAAAACGACAAACGctgactttatatatatatatatatatatatatatatatatatatatatatatatatatatatatatatatatataaaagaaaacaaacttgTGTTTTCTAGAAGGAAAAAATGTTGAGAATAGGTTagattcatattttttcttatagaCAACGTGGTACAAATTGGACTTGGTAAAAACCAATGACTATTCAAATATGAGAGACAAAtcgacaaaaaagaaaacataagcaaattgtatttaaagtattttttgcAAGAAATACAGTTTTACAAAAATGCATTGTAAACTCATGCAATTTCTCAACACTATTGCCATACTTAATATTGAACGTGTCAAGTACtcttttaatttcatcttcacTAAAAGAGGAACAATATATGgtaacaaaatcataataagCAATTACtccaaatatataaatttaaatagtttgtaTGCTTTGAACATAGGATATAAAATTGGTTATGATttaatgaaagaataaaaattgttttaatctcTAACATCATACATACAATATATTGTTCGTTTTGGAGCGTAAAATTCTATtatgattttcttaaaagaCCTTTGGTAGACTAAAAGgtatatttaaatctttttagaTCTTGACTCTTAAACGATATGAGACTATTGGACGTAGTAGAATATAAATTCTTCCATCAAAGTCTAATAAAAATGATTAGTCATCTCAAACGATAGCTTAAAGTATCGATAGTTCTTATCCTACCGTGAACGACAATATTCTTATTTCAAGTTTATCAAATGATATAACTGGAAtcaatctatatatataattttgttaaaaatggtATTGGAGTGATAGGAAATAAATATTGGGCATGCATGAGGTATGGTGATGAGATAATGTGGAgtttaaagaagaaaacaaaaatgattagTTAATTAAGCCGGACAGTTGAAGTAATCCATGAATAGATAACACCAAAGTGAGGGAGATAAGCATTTATTAATTAGAAGCATGGACTTTTCCCACAGCCTTTCCTCTTCACGTACGCGTTACGAATTACAATATGCATCTTCATATTATTGACCCCTAAAACACCCTTTTCTAGTGTCGTATAAGAGAACACAAAGGGTACCTCCAACCCTAACAAACCCTTAAAATATTCCGCGATTTAAGCCACTCCTATACTTTTATACAGACACCCTTTTGCTACATTTTGGTCAGTGCAAAAAAAAACTAGCATGGCtgcttctctttcttctttctttttcgttCAACCAAGAAGGCCGTATCCAAAGAGGAGCAATACACGTCTGATCAAAGTTCAGAACTATCAAGATGaaggtaataaataaataaataatctcaCGATACTCTCTTTCAAGTTTTGCATTATTGTTCTGGTTGTAATGATTTGGAATGATGAATGAACAGAGAGATGGACGAGCGTAGATGGTGATTTGAATGTTCTGAAGAAGAGGATAGAGATGGTGAGGGTGAAGGAGAGATTGGAAAGGTGTTGCAGATCTCAACATGGTTGGAATTATGTCTCGCTTTATAACGACAAAGTCAGAGGAAACAAAGAGTTCAACGTAATTGAGTTTGGTGGTTTGGTTTGTGGCAGTCTTGGTCTCACCTTCTTTGCTGGAACATTCTTCATTTGCCTTCTTTCCCTAATTGTTCAT
Coding sequences within:
- the LOC106759120 gene encoding uncharacterized protein LOC106759120 — encoded protein: MAASLSSFFFVQPRRPYPKRSNTRLIKVQNYQDEERWTSVDGDLNVLKKRIEMVRVKERLERCCRSQHGWNYVSLYNDKVRGNKEFNVIEFGGLVCGSLGLTFFAGTFFICLLSLIVHLQLFFFPHHL
- the LOC106759415 gene encoding eukaryotic translation initiation factor 5; this translates as MALQNIGAANSDDAFYRYKMPKMITKIEGRGNGIKTNVVNMVDIAKALARPASYTTKYFGCELGAQSKFDEKTGTSHVNGAHDTAKLAGLLENFIKKYVQCYGCGNPETDIIITKNQMIQLKCAACGFVSDVDMRDKLTTFIVKNPPEVKKGSKDKKAMRRAEKERLKEGEAADEEQKKGKKEVKKKGSSSTKDGTAKSTISKKKGSGSDEDRTSPTHRQIEEKEEAHDEDDDDDDDGVQWLTDTSLDAARQRIQEQLSAVTADMVMLSTDEPGKKKKAASNENGGSQNGNSMNYGTVVAEVKANLKKGFGATELLSRLAELPAPAQEKMTALVEALFEGTEKGFGKVTLKKKNYFTAAVTEEGSQILLLNAIEEFCCKSNSNALKEVALVLKTLYDADVLEEEHVVMWYQKGLKGDNKNSKIWKNAQPFIDWLQNAESESDEE